In Aspergillus flavus chromosome 3, complete sequence, one genomic interval encodes:
- a CDS encoding mitotic checkpoint regulator, MAD2B-interacting-domain-containing protein, whose amino-acid sequence MALVSYSDSEGSDSEPETTTKPTTQTTTTKPTTTAAPKPKLVDSSNPRKIRVALDLKPEEKNDNDDGPARKKAKIGGGGAFAGFNSFLPAPKRAAAPAAAEKKGSVGAGRKVFSLKTGATPGFDRGLDEESRNEWAMEQAGSSTPGGRGDDDDGTIPKAGSLRDDGGEGGLQMKKPEEVKLKGNPMMFKPLSVARGTQKKRKVVSSKPVETAAEVSQGVKESVSEQSKPAASASAPVQPPAPKPKVSLFSLGSSEFAASVVPGPQAQSATYEPLVYTADTDAPEAGPEVEREPQVPAVASEPATTQTLDNIADDLNLSRSQRRHLFGRNADASKSRILHFNTDKEYIANQEMAHQTDMAALQHNPVRAIAPGKHTLQQLVNAASSQREALEESFASGRRNKKEAGSRYGW is encoded by the coding sequence atgGCCCTAGTATCCTACAGCGACTCCGAAGGTTCCGACTCCGAACCCGAAACCACCACAAAACCAACCACCCaaaccacaaccacaaaacctaccaccaccgccgccccAAAGCCGAAACTTGTCGACAGCAGCAACCCGCGCAAGATCCGCGTCGCGCTCGATCTCAAAcccgaagagaaaaatgacaacGATGACGGGCCCGCgcgaaagaaagcaaagatagGCGGTGGTGGAGCGTTCGCGGGGTTCAATTCGTTTTTGCCTGCGCCGAAGAGGGCTGCTGCTCCCGCtgcggcggagaagaagggttCTGTTGGGGCCGGGCGGAAGGTGTTTAGTTTGAAGACTGGCGCTACGCCGGGGTTTGATCGTGGgttggatgaggagagtAGGAATGAGTGGGCTATGGAACAGGCGGGTTCGAGTACTCCTGGTGGTCggggagatgatgatgatgggacGATTCCTAAGGCTGGGAGTTTGAgggatgatggtggtgagggtgggttgcagatgaagaagccggaGGAGGTTAAGTTGAAGGGGAATCCGATGATGTTTAAGCCGTTGTCTGTTGCGCGGGGGacgcagaagaagaggaaggttgTTTCGTCGAAGCCGGTCGAGACTGCTGCAGAGGTTTCGCAAGGTGTGAAGGAGTCAGTTTCGGAACAGAGTAAgcctgctgcttctgcttctgctcctgTGCAGCCACCTGCGCCGAAACCGAAAGTGAGTCTTTTCTCGCTTGGGTCGAGTGAATTTGCGGCGAGTGTTGTTCCGGGACCTCAGGCGCAGAGCGCAACGTATGAGCCGTTGGTATATACTGCAGACACGGATGCGCCTGAGGCCGGTCCAGAGGTAGAGCGCGAGCCTCAGGTTCCAGCTGTGGCGTCGGAACCGGCAACGACGCAGACGTTGGATAATATCGCGGATGATCTGAATCTGTCGCGGTCTCAACGACGGCACCTGTTTGGTCGCAATGCGGACGCCTCGAAATCGCGGATCCTTCATTTCAACACAGACAAGGAGTACATTGCCAACCAGGAGATGGCGCATCAGACCGATATGGCGGCGCTTCAGCACAACCCGGTGCGTGCCATTGCTCCTGGAAAACACACGCTGCAACAGCTGGTCAATGCGGCAAGTTCTCAACGGGAAGCTTTGGAGGAGAGTTTTGCATCTGGACGAAGGAACAAGAAGGAGGCTGGGTCAAGGTATGGCTGGTAA